In the Cucurbita pepo subsp. pepo cultivar mu-cu-16 chromosome LG17, ASM280686v2, whole genome shotgun sequence genome, TGATAGCTAATAATGCAGCCCAAGGAATTCtatcctctttcttctttaaataTGCAGGTAACCTAAGCATAGATAGATTtctcattaaattattagattaagCATGCCTTTTTTGTCTATTGCTATAATATCATAAGTTTCTGGACACTTTTGGTCCATGGATTAGTATCACACGTCTTATTAGATTTCTGCTTTCTTTCTTGCAGATACAATTCTGAAGAAGTACTCCTCAACAGTTGCTACTATCTTTACAGGCATAGCGTCTGCTGCATTGTTTGGTCATATTTTGACTATGAACTTTGTCTTGGGAATATCCATAGTTTTTATCTCTATGCACCAGGTACTTTGGGGAGGGGACGACCCTGACAAGGCTAAATATGCTACCAAAACATAATTGCCGAGCACTAATTCTTGATATTGTGTTTCAGTTCTTCTCATCCCTCTCAAAAGTCAAAGATGAGCAGAATGGGATCACAGAAATGGTGGATGTGGATAACCAGAGGTAGGAACTTATTTATGTTGTGAGACATTGATTTGATGTGGTTTCTAGTCTCGggcttatattatatttaagaCTGTTTCAGCTTCAAGGTTGACCCAGTTCCTTTGCTTTGAAAATtgccaaaataaatattttctctgATAAGGATTTGAGACTGTATTTGTTAATGGTGGATCAGCTGCTTggtaattttcctttttggatatttaattttttgagttttttcttttcaggtcAAAGGGTTCCTTCGTAAGTATGACAGCAGGGGCAAACGAAGAGGTGTGCATTTGGCTTCTTTTTAGAGCTTGTTTTCAGgatgttttatgaaaaattctCAGTACGCACTAAAAAACCATGAATGATTTAGATTTGGTTTATTTGCAGGCTCTTGTTGAATCTGATGAGCGAAAGCCACTTCTTCCAACCTAAAAGTTTTTCACAACCAGGTATTTgatgctttatttttttctttctttttgtatgaactcttaattattattattaaacacCTATAAAGGTCTCCACATTCACCAGATAGTTATGTTTTCTCATTCCTTAATTCACAATGAAAGCAAActgaatttatttaatttggtgTTCATGATCAATCTAATCTGATCATGATGAAGTCACAATTCTTGATATGACCTTTTGGGTGATCAAGTTCGCAATTTGAAAACttggcttcttttttttttttttttttttttttttttttttttttttttttttttNTGGCATATTAAGAACCCATTTGGTTATGTCTGCCTAGACCGATCTAAAGCTGGAACAAGCTTTGGTTTCTCAATTCTAGGATACAAATATGATAAGCTATTTTAATTGTAATGTACACGACATAATGACTTGGTTCATAGGAGCTTAAAgaatttttctcattttaaatgCTGAGAGCATAAAACGAAATTTGTGTATTTATCGTGATTTGGTATCATAAAGTCTGTTTATTCCTCAACTTTACTTCGACATCAAATCACATAATCCGCGCCTCTTACAGGATCTCTTGGGAAGTTTTGCCTGGATCATTGGACCTTAGGGAGACGGCGGGCGACATGTCTCAACctttatcaataaatttttttgatgaTGGTTTCCTCCAAGGTTGCAATAGTCTTCCTCAGGTTGGTTTCGatatgaaatttttgttgCTCAGATTAGATTAGATAATAACAGCATGGGTATTATCATACCTAAATAGCCCTACCTACATTTCAAGTCGTGGTTTTAGTAACatgtattattattctttaccCCCAGACTGATTATAACCAATAATTCTTGTCTATTTCCTTCCAcaatatctcaaatttttatttccttctcCCATTGAAAATGTAGTGCTACAATTCAGATCTTATGACAAACATGTACTCAATTTTCTTATACATATAATGGAAATGTTATAAACTGTGTTGAAACATCAAGACTGCTTAATATGGGGATAGATCTCTGTGATTAAGAATGAATCAAAAGTGAACAGTTAGTTTCATTTGATAATCTTAACTGCTTGCAGCATTTTCAATTGTTCTCAGACACTTTTTTGAATTCTATTtgcatattttaaaagaaatgtgaAGGGAGGGAATATGCTTTGAATACTAGAACTAATATCAGTTCATTGAAAGGATGAAAAGTTAGCTAAAATGTTGTGATTGTGTAGTACTTTCTGGATTGATTATTGCTTGGATAGATTAAAATGGAGAGTGGTTAGTGACACTATCCTTCGTATTTGGTTGGAAGCTTATTAGTTTTGATAAGTTTAATGGTTcgctaattttaaattattgagttGGTATTCATTgtaaagataatatttgcttCGTTTTTTTAGATTCTTTGGAGGCGatgaaattatgataaaatttcTGGTTAGATTACTTTAGAGTATGCTTTTGAACTCAAAAACTTCCACAAATGGAAGTTGTAAGAAAcaatttagtttaatattaatttcattttgtatcATCTTTTGGTAGGCATTTACACAATTAGGTACAGAAAGCGTTGGactataattatttgaaaagggaaaaaaaaaagttcccAAGGAATTATGAATGCTTGCTATGAAAGActgataaaaaaatgtaaaggCAGACAAAAAATCGACCACACCTCATAAAGTGTCAACCAAATATGGCTCAGCGGGATCCACCCACCTAATTGTCGACGCCAATTTTTGGGtacatttgttctttttgctaAACAATGACCTATAGACATTATAAATCATGTCTATAGATCGAAAGATACGAATAGTTACATCTTATAAAACATTCGAAAATACATAGTTACAGTACATCAATATCTAAAATAATCCATAATCATCATTATGGACTATAGTTTTGGGTGtgtgtatatattaaatgcaGTCCCGTGGGAGTCCATTCATTTTGATATAAGTGAAAATCTACAAAGCAAGTTTTTGTTTAGATCAgagttgaagaacaaaatatataaaaagaagacCTAATAGCCTCAGGTGAATCTGCACTCTACAGTTTTGAGAAGGCAGAGTGTGTCAATGAGGGGCCTCCATTAATATTCAGAAACAGACAATTCTCCACACATTCAGCTACCATCACTCTTCTTAGAAGTCTCCCAAGACTCTGAAACCGGTCTACCACATCCAAGCTCACCATTTACACAAGCAAATAAAAGGGATATGCGTAAAGTTATCCCGACCAAATATCGTAGGCATATAAGAGAGAAACTATTCAAAGCAGAATTCAAACTCGGGGGGATGAAACCATGTACATTGCCATCAAGACACAGGCGCAGGGGGACCGGTAGGTGCGGGGGGCTTCAAAAGAGGTTGGAGGGCTTTCACAACTATGCTCATATTTGGTCGGAACTCAGATTCGTACTGTACACACAATGCAGCCACCGCTGCTAGCTGCATCACCGAACAAGAAAAGTAGATTCGTTAATCACCTGAACGAACTCCGAGCTTATATACCGTTCATTATATTGAGTACCTTCGCAATTCCTTTAGGAGGGTATTCTCCCTTTAGTCTTGGATCTACACATTGCTTCACTTTGTCCTCGCTTAGCCTTGGGGTAGCCTAAAGGAAATAAACATGTCAAACCATGTTTCAGATATAATAAGAGGGCAGACAATGTCTTTTTAGGCGCAACGCCCACGAAAGCGTATTAGGCTTTTGGAGTTGATTGCAGAGGCACGCCTCCGCAACAGCACCTTACTTGTCTCCTCTTTTTGAAAAGGGTGTCTGGAAACGCTTTTCAAAACACATGGAGAAGAGACAATGAGAACAATTTAACAAGGAATACACGTTACAACTCACCCAGGTAACTAAACTTTGCTGTCCGCGGGGCATCGTGTGATCGACAGGTTTCCTACCAGTCAAAAGCTCAAGTAGAACTACACCAAAGCTGTATACATCACTCTTCTGTGTCAACTGTCCAGACATTGCATACCTGCAGAAAGACATATCCATTGATAACAATGATGGCAAAATTGAAGCCACTTTTCTGAAACAAAAACTGCATTTCTTAAACtgaaaatgttaataaatgAGGCTAAGTTTttgtaaatgtttttataaaatggtgtacaaaacaaaagactgttactaattttttattgaaaggTTACAAATGAGACAACCAGAAAAGCAGCCTCCTAAAAACTAATGTACAACAAAGACTGGTTTAACACACAGGTAATTGAATATTAGCAATTTAGCAGTGGAAAAAGGTGTAAATATTTGTGCTCCTATTAGCTCGATATTAGCAGAAAGACAAGAATTCCCACTTCTCAGACATGTTTATGGCAACTTAACTAACAGAAGTCCTAAGCCAAAGGACTCTGCTGTCATTCTGTAAATCAACAGTAAAACTTTGAAGACAATTTATCATGGGTTTGAAAAAGACTATTAGAATTTGCAAAGTTCTAGTTTCACAGCATAAATTCACCCAAACTACCCTAATAGAGGTCTTCACACAATCAACCAAGAACAGGAGAAGAGAGTTTTAGAAACATTACTCTGGAGCATGGTAACCAAAAGTTCCCAAAACTCGAGTTGAATGAAGACGGGCTGCCATATCAGGGGCTTGATTGGAGAGGTTAAAATCAGCTATCTTCGCTTTAAAATCCTCAAAGAGAAGCACATTGCTGGACCTGATATCTCGGTGTATAATAGCAGGTTGAACCTTCTCATGCAAGTATTCCAGTCCTTTGGCAGCATCAACTGCAATTCTCACTCGCTGCATCCAGTCGAGCACTGGACCAGGTTGTGCTCCTTGTACTcccttccttccttcaatcATGGAGAGGGTGGGCTTATATCAATTACCCGATCTTAGATCAGTTATTAGTAACATTGTCataaagaaaagttaaaaggaTGGGATACCATGTAACACATCATGCAAAGATCCCATGGTTGCATATTCATATGCCAATACACGAAGATTTCCTTCAACACAATATCCAAgcaattcaacaaaattttcatgtttcaATCTTGATACTGTAGAAACCTGAAAGTCAAAAGGATATTAAAAGACCATATATTTGGTCAAGAtatccaaattaaaaaaattaaaaatgatataggtaaaaaaaaatgatgacaTATTATTCCAATATCTAACAAACCTGGGTCAAAAACTCAAAGTTACTGTCAGGCTCAGAGGAAACATCGAGCTTTTTTACAGCTACATTTTTCCCATTATTCAAGCTTGCATAGTAAACTCTACCATAAgatccttctccaatcaatgctTTCGACCCAAAATTATCTGTCTTTTCTTTCAGTTCATCCAGGGAGAGTGCAGGCACTTCAATTGTTGGTGCTGCCTTTTGTGCCTCAGGTTTAACAGGCGCTGACACGTTTGGGCCCTTTGAGTGGCCTAAATGTGAAACATAGTGAAGCTTCAGTGGAACAAACTTATTTATACTTCCTTAGTGCATACACTAGTGTACCAAAACGTGCCTCAATTGGgcaataaaatttcaaaagacatgcataaaagagtaaataTGTTGAGCCAATTAGGAACCAAAAAAGACAGACATCTTCATGATCCTGTCTGCTTTCTGGTTctaatttccttttcattatATCAATGATCAATGGTTTcttgttcaaaaaaaaaaaaaaaaaacacctaaGTGATACACAACTTTCCTCCGTTAACATTGATAAAGTAGCTATGGAAACTAACCATCTCCAAAATTAGTGGGGCTTTTCAAGTGCTCATTTTCAGTTGACTCATTTGTCTCTTCAACTtgacaaaaacaacaaaaccaCTTGCGCATTCTCACTTTCTTCCTTTGCTGTCGATTATTCGTACTTTTGTTCGCTGGATGAAAAATGTTATCAGGAGGAGGAGCATAAGCCTGCACAATGTTAGCACAGTTTCACTAAGAGTGTAATGGCAGTGGCCTTCAGTAAACTCTCATAGTTAACACAAAAGAAACACTCAAATGGCTGCACAATAACAATAGTAttttacccttataaaaacaatgaagaacagaGTAAAAGATGGAAAATCGGCAACAAAGAAAACAGGTGAACTTCTAGTAATTTAAAACACAACCCGAAAGAAGTAGATAGAACAAGCATTATATTTCATAGTATTAGAGACCTTCACCAAACTACTAGAGACACTTCCATTAAGGGCTTGAAATTGTTGCATTAGACACAATCACACCTCAAAATCCAACCCAATCTTAACTACTTGACAACACCTAAATTTATAAGCAATTTCATGATCTCGTAAGCACGCTGATCTTTTAGAAAGGTTGTTAACTAATACTAATAAACTCGTCAAAAATTCCCCATCTAGATTGCTGCAACAAACCAGCAATGATGATGGGGGGTTTCACAagtgaaaatcttcaaaaGAATGTCTTACATCACTCTTTCTTCAAATTGGTGTCCAttatgcaagaaagaaaacaaatcacAAAGCCACTTGTTTATGCA is a window encoding:
- the LOC111778895 gene encoding PTI1-like tyrosine-protein kinase 3 isoform X2; translated protein: MRKWFCCFCQVEETNESTENEHLKSPTNFGDGHSKGPNVSAPVKPEAQKAAPTIEVPALSLDELKEKTDNFGSKALIGEGSYGRVYYASLNNGKNVAVKKLDVSSEPDSNFEFLTQVSTVSRLKHENFVELLGYCVEGNLRVLAYEYATMGSLHDVLHGRKGVQGAQPGPVLDWMQRVRIAVDAAKGLEYLHEKVQPAIIHRDIRSSNVLLFEDFKAKIADFNLSNQAPDMAARLHSTRVLGTFGYHAPEYAMSGQLTQKSDVYSFGVVLLELLTGRKPVDHTMPRGQQSLVTWATPRLSEDKVKQCVDPRLKGEYPPKGIAKLAAVAALCVQYESEFRPNMSIVVKALQPLLKPPAPTGPPAPVS
- the LOC111778895 gene encoding PTI1-like tyrosine-protein kinase 2 isoform X1, with amino-acid sequence MKNSESGRHLLVAYAPPPDNIFHPANKSTNNRQQRKKVRMRKWFCCFCQVEETNESTENEHLKSPTNFGDGHSKGPNVSAPVKPEAQKAAPTIEVPALSLDELKEKTDNFGSKALIGEGSYGRVYYASLNNGKNVAVKKLDVSSEPDSNFEFLTQVSTVSRLKHENFVELLGYCVEGNLRVLAYEYATMGSLHDVLHGRKGVQGAQPGPVLDWMQRVRIAVDAAKGLEYLHEKVQPAIIHRDIRSSNVLLFEDFKAKIADFNLSNQAPDMAARLHSTRVLGTFGYHAPEYAMSGQLTQKSDVYSFGVVLLELLTGRKPVDHTMPRGQQSLVTWATPRLSEDKVKQCVDPRLKGEYPPKGIAKLAAVAALCVQYESEFRPNMSIVVKALQPLLKPPAPTGPPAPVS